In uncultured Desulfobacter sp., one DNA window encodes the following:
- a CDS encoding AraC family transcriptional regulator — MLFTLPDAAGNHSSVSAHNNHPQSHTDDTEGCFLGYMPEGCGVITRPEPISFRGIFIEVELWLMKQFCEDCDSQIPDDLNSVLGASSFNYSFKKSLNLTPTINLRLHEILNCRYQGSSRRFFLESKALELFVHGFEQLKCNTRRNRDTYPFGIHTNDFIIQTQEILLGNMAAPPSLTEIARQVGVNKTKLNQCFRKVHGVSVFEYLRICRLEKAKDLLICGEKTVTEIALDVGYNHHCNFTTEFKKYFGVNPITYRK, encoded by the coding sequence ATGCTCTTTACATTACCTGATGCTGCCGGAAACCATTCATCTGTTTCCGCGCACAATAATCATCCTCAATCGCACACAGACGATACGGAAGGCTGCTTCCTGGGATATATGCCGGAGGGCTGCGGTGTGATAACGCGCCCTGAACCAATCAGCTTTCGCGGTATTTTTATTGAAGTAGAGCTATGGTTAATGAAACAGTTTTGTGAGGATTGTGATAGTCAAATCCCTGATGACCTCAATTCTGTTTTGGGGGCTTCATCCTTTAACTACTCTTTTAAGAAAAGTCTGAATCTAACCCCAACGATAAATCTACGGCTCCATGAAATATTGAATTGCCGGTATCAAGGCAGCAGCAGACGTTTTTTTCTTGAAAGCAAGGCATTAGAGCTTTTTGTCCATGGTTTTGAACAGCTCAAATGCAACACAAGGCGGAACCGGGATACGTATCCTTTCGGTATTCATACTAATGATTTTATTATCCAGACCCAGGAAATATTATTGGGTAATATGGCGGCCCCACCGTCCCTCACTGAAATTGCCAGGCAGGTCGGGGTTAACAAGACAAAACTCAACCAGTGCTTCCGTAAGGTCCATGGCGTCAGTGTATTTGAATATCTGCGTATTTGCCGGCTGGAAAAAGCAAAAGATTTATTGATTTGTGGGGAAAAAACCGTAACCGAAATTGCCCTGGACGTTGGATACAACCACCATTGTAACTTTACCACGGAATTTAAAAAATATTTTGGGGTAAATCCCATTACATACCGCAAATAA
- a CDS encoding TonB-dependent receptor, protein MKTIIRKKLNEMLSVSLLIVLFGMSTIATAQAEETNKHETSLDAIVVTAQKTEENLRDVPVSVTVLDDLTLEDQQIKDLQDLYNYIPNVYQPSGETPSIRGIRADTTTQSVSAGLYVDGVPTTTGVGFLALMNGVERVEVLRGPQGTLYGKNTLAGVINVITKKPGNEREGNVYAEIGEDNKYEVGGFFNAPIIKDKFYVGLTGRFYQKDGLIENTYLNDTADDREDFYGKLYLRLTPTDKLDISLISSILEPDNGGLSRNLVSAENLFEVEYDVDEYTNFSKETHALNFSYQFDNFTLNSVTSYQKTTMESFQDEDHTSEAISYMKIDMPYETWAQELRLNGEKGKLKWLAGLYADKFEKSGGFSTTFVKTGFKYENYTDINENTIGIFGHVDYQLTDRFSVTFGLRYDNDHKESDDHVNDEYEEADYSAFSPKFALRYKINNQITTYATVAKGYKSGGFYMFAADGYPTDYDQETLWNYEVGVKSALMDNRLMLNAAVYYMDHSDMQVLTSIENGTGYISNAASATSMGFELESNFIINKNFSAFANLTCVRQL, encoded by the coding sequence ATGAAAACTATTATCAGGAAAAAATTGAACGAAATGTTATCAGTCAGTTTGCTTATTGTCCTGTTTGGTATGTCGACTATTGCAACTGCCCAGGCAGAAGAAACTAATAAGCATGAAACCAGTTTGGACGCTATTGTGGTTACGGCCCAAAAAACCGAGGAAAATCTCCGGGACGTGCCGGTGAGTGTTACCGTGCTGGACGATCTTACCCTGGAAGATCAGCAAATCAAGGATCTTCAAGATCTATATAACTATATCCCCAATGTATATCAGCCAAGTGGGGAAACGCCTTCAATCAGGGGGATCCGGGCTGATACGACTACCCAGTCTGTATCAGCCGGGCTCTATGTTGACGGCGTGCCGACCACAACCGGAGTTGGTTTCCTGGCCTTGATGAACGGCGTGGAGCGTGTGGAGGTACTACGGGGACCACAGGGGACCTTATACGGAAAAAATACCTTGGCCGGTGTTATTAACGTGATTACCAAAAAGCCGGGCAATGAGCGAGAGGGGAACGTGTATGCCGAAATCGGAGAAGATAACAAATACGAAGTCGGTGGGTTTTTCAACGCCCCGATTATTAAGGATAAATTTTATGTCGGGCTTACCGGAAGATTTTATCAAAAAGACGGATTAATTGAGAACACTTATCTTAATGACACCGCCGATGACCGAGAAGACTTTTACGGCAAATTGTATCTGCGGCTGACACCCACGGACAAGCTGGACATTTCTCTGATATCTTCAATCTTGGAACCTGATAACGGTGGTCTTTCTCGAAACCTTGTTTCGGCTGAGAACCTTTTCGAAGTTGAATATGATGTGGATGAATACACTAATTTTTCAAAAGAGACACACGCGTTAAACTTCTCATACCAATTTGACAATTTTACGCTTAACTCCGTCACAAGCTACCAGAAAACAACAATGGAATCGTTCCAAGATGAGGATCATACCTCAGAAGCAATAAGCTATATGAAGATAGATATGCCATATGAAACCTGGGCACAAGAGTTGAGACTAAATGGGGAAAAGGGAAAACTGAAATGGCTGGCCGGTTTGTACGCAGATAAATTCGAAAAGTCAGGTGGATTTAGTACTACTTTCGTTAAGACAGGCTTCAAATATGAGAATTATACTGATATTAACGAAAATACAATTGGTATTTTTGGACATGTGGACTACCAGCTTACCGATCGATTTTCCGTCACCTTTGGTCTTCGCTATGATAACGACCACAAAGAGAGCGACGACCATGTCAATGATGAATATGAAGAGGCGGATTATTCCGCCTTTTCTCCCAAATTTGCCCTGCGATACAAAATCAATAACCAGATCACGACCTATGCCACGGTGGCAAAGGGGTATAAAAGCGGCGGGTTTTATATGTTTGCTGCGGATGGGTATCCCACAGATTATGATCAGGAAACGTTATGGAACTATGAAGTAGGCGTTAAAAGTGCCTTGATGGATAACCGGCTGATGCTCAACGCCGCGGTTTATTATATGGATCATTCCGATATGCAGGTTTTAACATCAATAGAAAATGGTACGGGATATATATCCAACGCCGCCAGCGCCACTTCTATGGGTTTTGAACTGGAGAGTAACTTTATTATTAATAAAAATTTCTCTGCGTTTGCAAATTTAACCTGTGTTCGACAGTTGTAG
- a CDS encoding IS1634 family transposase — protein MTIHAFSMGMYVRTIKRRNKDGSEVEYVQLAHNTRHPEKGYSRAEVVYSFGRRDQLDVAALKRLVSSLSRFISPEDIQDLEAQSAGLKFISSRPAGGALLLKGLWERIGIDRCLANALKHTEFKAPISDAIFAMVANRALAPSSKLAVEEWVAKDVHLDIEAPIKAQHLYRSMDFLLKNAEAIQEKVFWTTAQLLNLTVDLIFFDTTNTYFEMEDTNDSELLAFGKSKHKRDDLPQVTIGLAVTREGIPVRCWVLPGNQNDAKCVDTVQKDLNDWRLGNVIWAMDRGMTSEENRKNLQRAGGQYILGEKLRGPNVNEEALNRGGRFKKVNDNLHIKEVFVGEGSGRRRFVIAYNPEQAEHDKHVRARNLERIESISQIQICSPGTPVHGQIPQGTEVRQADGG, from the coding sequence ATGACGATACATGCTTTTTCTATGGGCATGTATGTACGCACAATAAAACGCAGAAACAAAGATGGGTCCGAGGTCGAGTATGTTCAGTTAGCCCACAATACTCGTCATCCAGAAAAAGGCTATTCACGAGCCGAGGTCGTCTACTCCTTCGGGCGGCGGGACCAACTCGACGTAGCCGCCCTCAAGCGCTTAGTCAGCAGCCTCAGCCGGTTCATCAGCCCCGAAGACATTCAGGACCTTGAAGCCCAAAGCGCCGGGCTCAAGTTCATATCCAGCAGGCCGGCAGGGGGAGCCCTGCTGCTCAAAGGCTTGTGGGAACGCATTGGGATTGACCGCTGCCTTGCCAATGCATTGAAACACACAGAGTTCAAAGCGCCGATTTCGGATGCGATTTTTGCAATGGTGGCCAACAGGGCACTGGCTCCGTCTTCCAAACTTGCCGTCGAAGAGTGGGTAGCCAAGGATGTTCATCTGGACATTGAGGCGCCGATCAAGGCTCAGCACCTTTACCGGAGTATGGACTTCCTGCTTAAGAATGCGGAGGCCATCCAAGAGAAGGTGTTCTGGACAACGGCTCAACTGCTGAATCTCACGGTGGACCTGATCTTCTTTGATACAACCAACACTTATTTTGAAATGGAAGACACCAACGACTCGGAGCTGCTTGCTTTTGGGAAATCTAAACACAAAAGAGATGACCTGCCCCAAGTCACCATTGGCCTGGCCGTGACACGGGAAGGTATCCCGGTCCGTTGCTGGGTTCTGCCGGGCAACCAAAATGACGCCAAGTGCGTCGATACCGTTCAAAAGGATTTGAACGACTGGCGGCTTGGCAACGTGATTTGGGCCATGGACCGTGGCATGACCAGCGAAGAGAATCGAAAAAACCTCCAAAGAGCCGGGGGACAGTACATCCTTGGTGAAAAGTTGAGGGGCCCCAATGTAAATGAAGAAGCCCTGAACCGGGGTGGGCGGTTCAAAAAGGTCAACGACAATCTCCATATCAAAGAGGTCTTTGTCGGTGAGGGCAGCGGCAGGCGCCGGTTCGTCATCGCTTACAACCCAGAACAGGCTGAACACGACAAACATGTCAGGGCAAGGAACCTGGAGCGGATCGAAAGCATATCTCAAATCCAAATATGCTCTCCTGGCACACCGGTCCATGGGCAGATACCTCAAGGAACTGAAGTCAGGCAAGCTGACGGTGGATAA
- a CDS encoding transposase yields MGRYLKELKSGKLTVDKAKIKQAEKLDGKYLLSTSDKSLSAEDIALGYKQLMEVERAFRTLKSTLSLRPVYHTKDDRIRSHVLCCAGWPCSWCGLPSWRPA; encoded by the coding sequence ATGGGCAGATACCTCAAGGAACTGAAGTCAGGCAAGCTGACGGTGGATAAGGCTAAGATTAAGCAGGCGGAAAAGCTGGACGGCAAATATCTTTTGAGCACAAGCGACAAAAGCCTGTCGGCTGAGGATATCGCCCTTGGCTACAAACAACTCATGGAAGTCGAGCGCGCGTTCCGCACTTTAAAGTCCACCCTGTCCCTCCGGCCTGTCTACCACACCAAAGACGACCGCATCCGCTCTCATGTCCTGTGCTGTGCTGGCTGGCCCTGCTCCTGGTGCGGATTACCGAGCTGGAGACCGGCTTGA